From one Streptomyces sp. NBC_01478 genomic stretch:
- a CDS encoding S41 family peptidase, translating into MSYLRLPHLNGDLLSFVAEDDLWLAPLDGRGRAWRLTVDRTKVGHPRFSPDGRHIAYTTWRSLVPEIHLAPVEGGPGRRLTYWGSPDTQVCGWTPDGDILAVASHGEPFSYFTWAHKVPTDGDPGGRLPWGPVSDIQLADLDGEHQTLLLTGTPPHEPAAWKRYRGGAMGRLWLHGRRLLADLEGHLHSPMFVDGRIAFLSDHEGIGNLYSCSYDGSDLRRHTDHDAFYARHAASDGTRVVYQCAGDLWIVDDLSASSVPHQLDVRLSGPRAGRRPYQVPAAQHVDGISVDETGRASAVVIRGSLYWLTHRDGPARTITDTPGVRVRLPEMLGSGGQLAYVTDADGEDAIEIAYLPRATGDREPRRLASGEVGRVLELVSDSAGERLAIAAHDGRLLLLDATEDAGGTSRTESGGGEVTELIRSINGPVRDLAFSPDGTWLTWSHPGIGRSLRQIKMARMKDRLIVDVTNGRFEDENPVFTRDGRYLAFLSWRGFDPVYDVHTGDLSFPLGCRPYLVPLSSATPSPFALTPEGRPAAGGLDAAEDDEGADGAVTVEVEGLESRVTPFPVSASKYSALYPVSGGGLVWLRWPISGALGETFANPDDTSGRPTLEYFNISKAKKSELVDHLDWFAVSGDGSRLVVVDEDELRAVPSTESGDGDSTVWIDLRRILHEADPSAEWRQSYEEAGRLIRAYYWDPQMCGIDWNGVLDQYRPLVERVASPDDFADLLREVLGELGTSHAYVTPSRRNEGPPHYQRRQGLLGANFVHREGGWTVTRILPGESSDSKARSPLAGTGIREGAVLTHVDGRPVDQLTGPYPLLAGAGGTTVELTFTPAEGEGRARRVAVVPLVDERPLRYQDWVAKRRAVVRELSGGHCGYLHIPDMGGSGWAQFNRDLRLEVSRPALIVDVRGNAGGHISELVVEKLTRTILGWDLTRNAQPVSYASNAPRGPVVALADEATSSDGDMITAAFKLLKLGPVVGQRTWGGVVGMTGRHQLGDGTVITVPMNAAWFDAYGWSVENRGVTPDLEILRTPLDWAEGRHAQLDDAIRLALDLLSIHPAATPPDHSAVPDRSRPKLPPRS; encoded by the coding sequence GTGAGCTATCTGCGCCTGCCGCACCTCAATGGCGACCTCCTGAGCTTCGTGGCCGAGGACGATCTCTGGCTGGCCCCCCTCGACGGCAGGGGCCGCGCCTGGCGGCTCACCGTCGACCGCACGAAGGTCGGCCACCCCCGCTTCTCGCCCGACGGCCGCCACATCGCGTACACGACCTGGCGGAGCCTGGTGCCGGAGATCCATCTGGCGCCGGTCGAGGGCGGTCCCGGCCGCCGGCTGACGTACTGGGGCAGCCCGGACACCCAGGTCTGCGGCTGGACCCCGGACGGCGACATCCTCGCCGTGGCCTCGCACGGGGAGCCGTTCTCCTATTTCACCTGGGCCCACAAGGTCCCCACCGACGGCGACCCCGGCGGCCGGCTCCCCTGGGGCCCGGTCTCCGACATCCAGCTCGCCGACCTCGACGGCGAACACCAGACCCTCCTCCTGACCGGCACCCCACCACACGAACCGGCCGCCTGGAAGCGCTACCGCGGCGGCGCCATGGGCCGCCTCTGGCTGCACGGCCGCCGCCTCCTCGCCGACCTCGAAGGCCATCTGCACTCCCCGATGTTCGTCGACGGCCGCATCGCCTTCCTCTCCGACCACGAGGGCATCGGCAACCTCTACTCCTGTTCCTACGACGGCTCCGACCTGCGGCGCCACACCGACCACGACGCCTTCTACGCCCGGCACGCGGCCAGCGACGGCACCCGGGTCGTCTACCAGTGCGCCGGTGACCTGTGGATCGTCGACGACCTGTCGGCGTCCTCGGTCCCGCACCAACTGGACGTACGCCTGAGCGGGCCACGCGCGGGACGCCGTCCCTACCAGGTACCCGCCGCCCAGCACGTGGACGGCATCTCGGTCGACGAGACGGGCCGGGCGAGCGCCGTCGTGATCCGCGGCAGCCTGTACTGGCTGACCCACCGCGACGGCCCGGCCCGCACCATCACCGACACCCCGGGCGTACGGGTCCGGCTCCCCGAGATGCTCGGCAGCGGCGGGCAGCTCGCCTACGTCACGGACGCGGACGGCGAGGACGCGATCGAGATCGCCTACCTGCCCCGCGCCACCGGCGACCGCGAGCCCCGCCGGCTCGCCTCCGGCGAGGTGGGCCGCGTACTGGAGCTGGTGTCGGACTCGGCGGGCGAGCGCCTCGCGATCGCCGCGCACGACGGACGGCTGCTCCTGCTGGACGCGACGGAGGACGCTGGGGGCACCTCCCGGACGGAGTCTGGGGGAGGCGAGGTCACGGAGCTGATCCGCTCGATCAACGGGCCGGTCCGCGACCTCGCCTTCTCCCCCGACGGCACCTGGCTGACCTGGTCCCACCCGGGCATCGGCCGCAGCCTCCGCCAGATCAAGATGGCCCGGATGAAGGACCGTCTGATCGTCGACGTCACCAACGGCCGCTTCGAGGACGAGAATCCGGTCTTCACCCGGGACGGCCGCTACCTCGCTTTCCTCTCCTGGCGCGGCTTCGACCCGGTCTACGACGTCCACACCGGCGACCTGTCCTTCCCGCTCGGCTGCCGCCCCTACCTGGTCCCCCTCTCCTCGGCCACCCCCTCCCCCTTCGCCCTGACCCCGGAGGGCCGCCCGGCCGCCGGCGGACTCGACGCGGCGGAGGACGACGAGGGCGCGGACGGCGCGGTCACGGTGGAGGTGGAGGGCCTGGAGAGCAGGGTCACCCCGTTCCCGGTCTCGGCCTCCAAGTACTCGGCGCTGTACCCGGTTTCGGGCGGCGGCCTGGTCTGGCTGCGCTGGCCGATCTCGGGCGCGCTGGGCGAGACCTTCGCCAACCCGGACGACACCAGCGGCCGGCCGACCCTGGAGTACTTCAACATCAGCAAGGCGAAGAAGTCCGAACTCGTCGACCACCTCGACTGGTTCGCGGTGAGCGGCGACGGCTCACGGCTGGTCGTGGTCGACGAGGACGAACTACGAGCGGTCCCCTCGACGGAGTCCGGCGACGGAGACTCCACCGTCTGGATCGACCTGCGCCGCATCCTGCACGAGGCCGACCCGTCCGCCGAGTGGCGCCAGTCGTACGAGGAGGCGGGCCGTCTGATCCGCGCGTACTACTGGGACCCGCAGATGTGCGGCATCGACTGGAACGGGGTTCTCGACCAGTACCGCCCCCTGGTCGAACGCGTCGCGTCCCCCGACGACTTCGCGGACCTGCTCCGCGAGGTCCTGGGCGAGTTGGGCACCTCGCACGCCTACGTCACCCCGTCCCGCCGCAACGAGGGCCCGCCCCACTACCAGCGCCGCCAGGGCCTGCTGGGCGCCAACTTCGTGCACAGGGAGGGCGGTTGGACGGTGACCCGCATCCTCCCCGGCGAGTCGTCGGACTCCAAGGCCCGTTCGCCGCTGGCCGGCACGGGCATCCGGGAGGGCGCGGTCCTGACCCACGTGGACGGCCGCCCGGTGGACCAACTCACCGGCCCCTACCCCCTGTTGGCGGGCGCGGGCGGCACGACGGTGGAGCTGACCTTCACCCCGGCGGAGGGCGAGGGCAGAGCACGCCGCGTCGCCGTGGTCCCCCTCGTCGACGAACGCCCCCTGCGCTACCAGGACTGGGTGGCCAAACGCCGGGCCGTGGTACGGGAGTTGAGCGGCGGCCACTGCGGCTACCTCCACATCCCCGACATGGGCGGCTCCGGCTGGGCCCAGTTCAACCGCGACCTGCGCCTGGAGGTCTCCCGCCCCGCCCTCATCGTCGACGTACGCGGCAACGCGGGCGGCCACATCAGCGAACTGGTCGTGGAGAAACTCACCCGCACCATCCTCGGCTGGGACCTGACCCGCAACGCCCAACCGGTGTCGTACGCCTCAAACGCCCCCAGGGGCCCGGTGGTTGCCCTGGCCGACGAGGCGACTTCGTCGGACGGCGACATGATCACGGCGGCCTTCAAACTGCTGAAACTCGGCCCGGTCGTAGGCCAACGCACCTGGGGCGGAGTGGTCGGCATGACCGGCCGCCACCAACTCGGCGACGGCACGGTGATCACGGTCCCCATGAACGCGGCCTGGTTCGACGCGTACGGCTGGTCGGTGGAAAACAGGGGCGTCACACCGGACTTGGAGATCCTGCGCACCCCCCTGGACTGGGCGGAGGGCCGCCACGCCCAGTTGGACGACGCAATCCGGCTGGCGCTTGACCTACTGTCCATCCACCCGGCTGCAACCCCGCCGGACCACAGCGCCGTACCGGACCGCTCAAGACCGAAACTCCCCCCACGTTCTTGA